In the Candidatus Methylarchaceae archaeon HK02M2 genome, AATCTCAATACTTTCAATCTCAAAATTATCGATGATGGACCATATTTTTTTCTTGATCTCTGATATTTGTAAATTTATCGATCTTCCTTTTATTTCCTTCTCTATCTTTTCAATGACGATTTGTGCAGTATCTCCTAAAGAGATCTTCGATCCATCTAGACCCATTTTATTTATGGTTTCGATAATAACTTTACGAGATTCTGTATATCTAAAATGTAGAAAAATGAGAGTACCGTCCAAATCGAATATGACTGCTCTAGTCTTCATTTCTTTTATGGTGCCTAAGTCTTATGCTATAAATATTTTAAAAATTCATAGGGTTGGAAATGAGTTAAAAACTACTAATGAAGGGAAAATTGAGATTAAAATTATATTTCTTTGCTTCAGTTAATATCCTCATAAGGTATTAGGCCATACTGATTCTTTTAATAAAAAATTCTTATAATGATTGGCACAGCATCTGAAAATTCATTAATCTTGTTTCTTAGACCTTATTTTGATTAAGTAGAAAAGGATTAATACTGAAGAAAGTCCGGCAAACAACCCTCCTAAAAAGCTTGAAATTGAGAAGTCCGAATACCACAAGTCCAAATACCTCAGGAAAATAACTGATAGGGCTAAAGAAAATATCCCTAGAGATAGAATATATTCATCTTTGAGCTTCATATTGCATTATATCCCAATTTTTCATACTTGACACTTAGGGCAGAAGTATGTATCCCCCCCTCCCACACTCAACTTCTCTATAGAAGTTCCGCATAAAGGGCAGGTCTGACCTTGAATATTCGGACCCATAGCTGGCGTGTAGCCACCTTGATTTCCATAAAGGTCATAAAACTGGTCTTTTCCTTTTAGTCGAATTCTCTCTTTAAGCACAAGCCTAATAGCATCATAAAGTGATCGTCTCTTATCTTTCTTCAGCTCTGCAGCTTTTCTCTTTGGGTGAAGCCCAGCCCGGTATATGATATCTTGGAAAGCACTGTTGCTCAGTCCAACAACAATGGCATCTTTTCCTACGAGTACTGACTTGAGCATCCTATTATTTTCAGTTAAGAGTTTTGAGAAGCGCTCAAAGGTGAACTCTTCATCTATAGGTGATAAAACCTGAGAATTGAAATCTCGTCTAAAGACGTAGGAGTGCTCTAGGTCATCGTCTTTCATTGCGTAGATTAGACCCATGCTAGTGAGCCTTACCGTCAACACCGTGTTGTCACTAAAATCAACTTTCAGATGGAACTTACTTTGAATCACTTTTTCACTTTTATGATAAAAGATCTTGCCACCATACTCAGGAGCAAGAATCAAGTTGATTTCATTGTCGAGCTTCACAAGTATCACGTTACCCCTAGATATGACTGATTCGATTTTTCTATTAACTAGCTGATCGAAGGATGTTATGTCCTTACTCAGCATACCTATTCTTTGCAATCTCTCGTAGTCTTGTAGATGATAAGATTTGATATGTTTGCCAAGAAGCTCCTTATTCATCTGTTCTGCAAGAATCGTTGCTTCTGGAAGTTCAATACTCATCATAACACCTTTTGTGAATATTACTGATGGTTAGATGTATTTTTATAAACTTCACTACTTGGAGCGAAGCTCTAAATTCAGTATTTTTTTAATATAAAAAAGGGGGGAGGTGTAGACTTTAATCGTCCGATACGTTGATTACTTTATCGATTGATTACTAAGCTTCTGCCTGTGCTTTCCAGATTGATCTGATTTCTTCCTTCATGTCTTCGTATGATATTATCTCGTTGACCTCGAAATCCCAATAAGGTTCGTGCATGTTAAGTATTCTGAAGACTTCTCTACTTTCGGCATTGGCAATGGCAAACCCGGTCATTCCATCTAGAAATGCGCCCATCTCTTCGACTACTCCCTTCTTAATGAGGTCGTCTATGCCTGCCCAAACCTTTTCGATGAATTTAGCATATTCTTCTGGATCGTCTGGAAATAGTGTAGGATTGATATGCCATATTATTAAAAATCTAGCCATCAAGTTCACCTGAGAAGTGATTAATTTGTTAATGTTAAAATGTTTTTTGATATGGACTCAAATTAGATATTTTGTTATAACAATAATTTGATAGAACGATGTAATATTCCGTTTCTATTTATGTAATTTCTGTTATCACGTTTACCTTTTTATTAAGGGGGGCTTCTAACTCTTCTGCTGCTACTAGTGTAGTAGGAGATGATAGCACCTATGATGACCATGAACCCGATCAAGAAGATGATTCCGGGCCAGAACAAGTCCAGATAAAATAAGATTGCTAGACCTATCAGAAAAACTCCTATCGCCACTATCCCCCATGCTCCTCCCCCTCGTTCCCAGCCAAAGCACTCAGGTCCCTCTTGCTTTTTATATTCATATCCATACAAAGAAGCTCCACACTTAGGACAGAACCTCGCATCTTCCTTAATCTCGGCCCCACACTTATCACAATATACCATATTTTTCAGTCCTAATCGAAAGATTTGATACGATATAAATTCTTCTAATGAAATTCATTAATAATTTTTATCAATTAACTAGTAATTTCGATTAAAAATGGCCTTAAAATAGATTTTTAAATTGGTTTACAACGCCTCTGCCAACCATGTGCCAGAAAAGTCTTCTTTTCAATTTGTTACCGGAAAATATTCCTCTAAGTCTTCTTTTCCAAGAACCATAAAAGCTTCTGTAGCATTCGTAGAGTTCTTCCTGCACTTCCTCTCTAGATAATGTTTCTGTTGGCATGATCGCGTGAGCCATATCGTAATGTGACAAGTTAGTGTCTTCGATCCATCCTTTTCGCTTGGCTTCCTCAAATGCTTCAATTCCAGGAAATGGTGTAAGAACGGTGAATATGGCAAAGTCCGGATCCAATTCGTTTGCGAACTTTCTCAAATCTGTAATAGATTCGGCTGTGTCCTTTCGATCACCTATTATGAACATTGCGTGGGAAAAAATATCGTTCTTTTTTAGTAGCTCCACGGCTTTTTTTGCATCGTCTGAAGTAAGATCTTTCTTGTACCTCTCCAGAGTTTGATCTCTAGGGCTTTCCACACCAACCATTACCCAATAAAGGCCAGCCTTCCGCATTTTAGGTAGTACCTTTCTACTTTTAACAACATCATCACATCTCCATTGTACAAATAACATCAAATCATCCTTTATACCACGTTTAAGAAGTTCATCTGAAAGGCAGCTTGCCCGCTTACTTGAGCCAAAATCATCGTCTGTCAACCAGATGAATCTGCTTCCATAATCTTGATAGCATAACTCTATCTCATCAGCGATTCGTTCAGGCGACTTCAATCTCCAAGTTCCACCCCAGAGCCGCCACTGGGTACAAAAGGTACAACGATGGGAACAACCTCTTGAACCCTCGATCAAAGCATAGGGAGCTTTTCGTCCAGCCATCGCGGCGAAATGATATTTGTGAACAATATCCTTGACGAAATGGTATCCAGGATAGGGGAGTTCATCTAAATTCTTGATTAGTTGCCTTGGGGAATTGTGAAGGATTTCTCTTTCATGTCGGAAGGATATTCCTTTTATGTTTGGAAAAGATGATTTATTAGCCGCATTTTTGACAAGTTCGGTGAAAGTTCGTTCACCTTCACCTCTTACGATAACATCAATTTCAGGGTATGTTTCTAGGCTCTCTTGGGCTGTTGCTGTGAAGTGTTGACCTCCAGTGACTGTGAGAATTTCGGGGTTGATTTTTTTTGAAATTGCAAGGGTGTTGGCAACCAAGTAGGTGTTACAGGTGGCAAAAGCGCTTGATGCCACAATGTCAGGATTGAAGGAATCAATTTTCTTCTCTATCCCTTTCCAGTCTACTTGTTCAGCGGTACAGTCTAATACCCCAATCTCAACATCTTTGATTTCTCTTTCGAGGTAGGTAGCAAGTTGGATAATTCCGTATGGAGGTGGCAGGTACTCCCCCATTACGAACCAAAAGTTTCTTGGCGGCTCAATAAATAGAACTCTCATAAGGTATCTCTCCTGAAAAAATGGTTATCTTGTTAAACATAATGTTTGTGTATTGTATAAGCTATTTACCTGTATTACTTTGTAACTTTGATGGATATTCCTCTGATTAGCATTAATTTAATACAGCCTAGCGATTAGCATCTCAGTAGAACAAATATCTTATTTTTTTAAAAATTCCAACACTATCTGTACTAGTTCTGGAATCTTGTCAGGAATAAGTAAATTATGACCTACGTCTTCCATGACCTTCCACTTTGAGCCCTTGATTGATAGATGGATCTGTTCTCCTAGGTGGGGATGAGTAAATACATCCTGCCTCCCAGAGATGATTAAAGTGGGCAATGATATCCGGGAAACCCTATCCTTCAAATTGAAGTCTAAACATGCATCGATTGCATGGAGGATGGCTATGGGGGAGTTGATCTTTATACTTATTTCTTTAATTTCTGCAATGGTAACGGCATTAGCAGAAGCGAACTCAGGTGTTACGACAAGTTTAATTGCCTCATCAAAGAAAGCCGGGAATCCACCCCTGGCCAAGCTGTTCCGAAGTTTTTTAAACGTATTCCGAAGATTTGAATCATTATAACTGAAGGTGGAAAGAAGAATCAGCGATCGAATTTTTTCAGGATAGACAAGGGCAAACTGCTGGGCTATGGCTCCTCCCATAGAAAATCCTAGTAAGTGGGCTTGAGGTATATTCAATTTTTCAAGGAAAGCTAAAAGATCTTCTGAGAATAGCTGTATGGAATAAGGCATATCCGGTTTCCCGGAGTGCCCATGACCTCGAACATCTAAGGCAATGGTCCTATAATATTTTGAAAATTCGGGCATTAGAGGACTCCATAAATTGGAATCATCCGACAATCCATGTATCAAGATTAAGGGATAACCTACCCCTTCTTCAATGTAATTAATATCAATACCATTTACAGCAATCTTTGGCATCTTGACAATCTTCTCCCCCGATAATTATCTGAAGTTTTGACACCTCTACCTTAAGGTTCTATCACTTTAGGTTTTTGTCTCTTAGCATCTTACTCTTAATACATAAGCCTTTGGTAATTACTTATTTTCAAATTTAACAGGATTGTATTTGAAAAATAAAAACTTCCAATTGCATATAAATAAGTTCGAACAGATTTAGGACTGCTACCTCCCTAAAGAGTTTTAAAATTATTAAACTTTTAAAATGCTTTTATTCCGAAAAGGTTTTATTACACCATTTAAAAAGGCTACAGTTACAGATGGTGATAAAAATAAAGAAAATGTACTCTATTGTCTTAATTATTGCTATGTTGACTATGACAACGCTTTGTATAAGTGGAGTAAGTGAAGTAAATGCAGCAACTGAAGATGCAATTAGTCCTGGACCAGCCCCTGGTTCTGGTGATGGTATCCCAAGCGGTAACCAA is a window encoding:
- a CDS encoding zinc-ribbon domain-containing protein, producing the protein MVYCDKCGAEIKEDARFCPKCGASLYGYEYKKQEGPECFGWERGGGAWGIVAIGVFLIGLAILFYLDLFWPGIIFLIGFMVIIGAIISYYTSSSRRVRSPP
- a CDS encoding alpha/beta hydrolase, translating into MPKIAVNGIDINYIEEGVGYPLILIHGLSDDSNLWSPLMPEFSKYYRTIALDVRGHGHSGKPDMPYSIQLFSEDLLAFLEKLNIPQAHLLGFSMGGAIAQQFALVYPEKIRSLILLSTFSYNDSNLRNTFKKLRNSLARGGFPAFFDEAIKLVVTPEFASANAVTIAEIKEISIKINSPIAILHAIDACLDFNLKDRVSRISLPTLIISGRQDVFTHPHLGEQIHLSIKGSKWKVMEDVGHNLLIPDKIPELVQIVLEFLKK
- a CDS encoding B12-binding domain-containing radical SAM protein, which produces MRVLFIEPPRNFWFVMGEYLPPPYGIIQLATYLEREIKDVEIGVLDCTAEQVDWKGIEKKIDSFNPDIVASSAFATCNTYLVANTLAISKKINPEILTVTGGQHFTATAQESLETYPEIDVIVRGEGERTFTELVKNAANKSSFPNIKGISFRHEREILHNSPRQLIKNLDELPYPGYHFVKDIVHKYHFAAMAGRKAPYALIEGSRGCSHRCTFCTQWRLWGGTWRLKSPERIADEIELCYQDYGSRFIWLTDDDFGSSKRASCLSDELLKRGIKDDLMLFVQWRCDDVVKSRKVLPKMRKAGLYWVMVGVESPRDQTLERYKKDLTSDDAKKAVELLKKNDIFSHAMFIIGDRKDTAESITDLRKFANELDPDFAIFTVLTPFPGIEAFEEAKRKGWIEDTNLSHYDMAHAIMPTETLSREEVQEELYECYRSFYGSWKRRLRGIFSGNKLKRRLFWHMVGRGVVNQFKNLF
- a CDS encoding HAD hydrolase-like protein; the protein is MKTRAVIFDLDGTLIFLHFRYTESRKVIIETINKMGLDGSKISLGDTAQIVIEKIEKEIKGRSINLQISEIKKKIWSIIDNFEIESIEISELAKDTKSLLNFLSKEDIKLGIVTNNGSKGTRLALRKHGIEDYFDVI